CGCTCTACCGCGAAAGCGGTTTAGTCCATTGACCCCAAGCCGACATTGGGAACTAGTGATCGAGGAAGATTCCGGCATTTGGCGGCCATATGACCGCTATTGGCTCGCCCCGGGCGAAGTCGGTCCGTTGCTCGTTTGCCAGCTCCTGTACGATGACGGTGCCTTCGGTGGATAGCGCGACGAAATGCTTGATGGATCCTCCGGTGACGAGAGTGTCCTGCAAGGTACCCTTCAACGCATTGACGGTCCCGTTTACCTGACTGAGCTTGGCCAGTCGCATGCTCTCGGGTCGGATCATGAGATGCCCCCGCCCCGAGGAAGCTCCCCGCATGACCTGAACGGTCGTGCCGTCGCTGAGCTTTGCAAACCCTGCAGCCACCATCTCGGCTGGAATCAAGGTCGAGCTCCCGATGAATTCAGCGGCAAATTTGGAGCAAGGGGCGAAATACAAGTCATGAGGAGTTGCGAGCTGCTCGACCGATCCGCCGTTCATGAGCAGGATCCGATCGGACATGTTGAGCGCTTCCTCTTGATCGTGCGTCACATAGATCATCGTGATGCCGAGCGCAGAATGAAGACGCCTGATTTCCAGCTGCATCTGCTCGCGCAGGTTCTTGTCGAGAGCACCTAGCGGCTCGTCCATTAGGATAAGCATCGGGTTGTAGACGATACATCGTGCGAGAGCGACTCGTTGCTGCTGCCCGCCGGACAGCTCTTTCGGCTTGCGGTCCGCAACGTTGGGAAGACGGACCAGCTCGAGCACCTTCATTACGCGATTTCGGATCTCTGCTTTAGGTACGCGCCGAACCTCCAGCGGAAACGCCACGTTCTGAAAGATGCTCATATGCGGCATCAACGCGTAGCTCTGGAACACCATCCCGATCCCACGCTTGGAGGGGGGCATCTCCGTCACCTCGCGGCCATCGATCCAAACCCGTCCTTCGCTGACCCCGGTCATCCCTGCAATCATGTTGAGCAAGGTCGTCTTGCCGGAGCCGCTTGGGCCAAGCAGCGTCAGGAATTCGGCCTTCTGCACATCGAGGCTGATCGGGTGAAGGGCCTGAATCGAGCCGTAAGCTTTGCTTACGTTCTCGAGACGCACCATCGGATTTTTGTGATCGCCGATTGACATCAGGTGGAGCTCTGACGGCTGAGGCCCGCGACCATGAGACAGACGATCGCCGAAAGTGCCGTTAGCATGGTGGAGATAGCGGCTAGGATAGCTGACACCTCCCACTGGATTGAGGAAAACATCTTGACCGGAAGGGTGACGGTATCGGCCCGGGCCACGAACCACGATATAACTACTTCGTCGAACGAGATCAGAAAGGCGAAAAGTCCGCCGGCCAAAATCGAGGCCCGGATGAGCGGCAGCGTCACGCGACGGAACACATAAAAGCGACCGGCACCCATGATTGTTGCGGCCGTCTCCAGAGCCGGATCGACCTGTCGGAGCCCAGCCATTGCCGT
Above is a window of Pseudomonadota bacterium DNA encoding:
- a CDS encoding ABC transporter ATP-binding protein; translated protein: MSIGDHKNPMVRLENVSKAYGSIQALHPISLDVQKAEFLTLLGPSGSGKTTLLNMIAGMTGVSEGRVWIDGREVTEMPPSKRGIGMVFQSYALMPHMSIFQNVAFPLEVRRVPKAEIRNRVMKVLELVRLPNVADRKPKELSGGQQQRVALARCIVYNPMLILMDEPLGALDKNLREQMQLEIRRLHSALGITMIYVTHDQEEALNMSDRILLMNGGSVEQLATPHDLYFAPCSKFAAEFIGSSTLIPAEMVAAGFAKLSDGTTVQVMRGASSGRGHLMIRPESMRLAKLSQVNGTVNALKGTLQDTLVTGGSIKHFVALSTEGTVIVQELANEQRTDFARGEPIAVIWPPNAGIFLDH